The DNA window CACATGTGACCACCTTGTTTGTATCAGTGTGAACGCACATTGTAGGACGCTACGGTTTGAGATTAAACAATTTTTTACACTTCTggatttcagtcagacaactcacgttcaaacGTTTATTGCAGCAGAAGgacaggtttgtgttttgcgtctaggctccgactaAATCACTCAGTATCATAGCAGTATAATATttcacagatatgatgggagtgacgagtAAATACCCCCCTGTCGGAGCctgcaggtggatgctggggtggtggaggggctgaagcagtTAGAAGCAATACTATAGCAGCAGTGCGAGCAGAGGGGgtgatgggaaatttctctctgcttaaataggttGCTTAAtaatgtgggtgtgtataatgGAGGATTGTGGAGAATGGGGCATGTCACATAATGTGCGTCACATCAGCggcgcagctcgagttggctgcctgaactcgCTCGCAGGGTTCACTCCATGTATGAAACCAATCAATGTAACTGATGAAGTGATGTACTCACCACAGCCATAAGCACTGTTTGCCTCTAGAGTATGCGCTGCATCTTTTGCCGCTGAGGTGCCGATCAGGTGACTGTACTTGTCTCTGTAGTTGGAGTTAGGAACCTCTGTCTTCTTTGTCTCACTGGAAGATGCCACTTCCAGTGCGGCTTGCTCCTGTAatttgacaaaaacacaacacgccttgtgactgtgtttctttattttcaatcaGAAGTGCAGGCTGTCTTACCAACAACTAACTGTATTGCTATTCCATACTGTCACCTAGACACATCCTAATACCTGTGTAAATACACAGAGTGAGCATCCAGTCTTACTTTTAGTTTTCGTCGTTGCTCTGCCAGCTTTGGATCCCACTCCTCTCCTTTGCGATAagcctccagctcctcgtcTGATGGCGCAAACTCCTGCCACAGCACAAGGTTTAAAACAGTCAAATTACTACACTGTTCTTTTGGAACTTGAGCCAAACAATCAGGTTTGTTAAAATATCAACACTAAAAAGTATTCAGACCTTCTTAAAAAGCATGACATAACGACTCTCCTCATCTTCCCCGAAGGAAAAAGAAGTCAGCCCAGCCACTTCTGCAACATCGTGCCTATGAGGCAGGAAGAGATTAAATGTCAAACAGTTGTGAACATGTGACAAAAACACCTTCTTTCACCCAAAAGGGTTTATTTCAAGCACTGACTACTACTTACAATATACTCCGTTCAATCTTCCCCATAGGGTTGTACTTTCGTTTCTGTTGTTTACTGTCCTGGATGAAATCTGACACTTCTTTCTCCATCTGATCAAGAGATGTGGGAAAACAAATGCAGTGATGAATGAAGATGATGCCAGAGTGACAGAACCTAATTCAGTATGTGTTAGATGTGACACAAACTCTTACCTTTTTCCTGAactctgctttctttcttttctcattttcctccatcttcttgAGTCTCGCTGCTTGCTCTGAAAATAGCAAAGGTTAAAGTTGAGTTTTGTTTATGTCCAATAGCactaaaagtttgttttgtaaaCACAGATCATGGATTCTTACAGCCACAATCGGCCGAGTTGTATTTTGAAAGACTGAATTCACAATCAAGAGACAGATTTTCTTCCAAAACATTTTCGGATCATTCTGGTCTGGAGCACAGAGTGACTCTGATCCTATTAGTTTTTTTGGGCACATCctctaatattttatttataagcaTATTCACAACTATATTTGACTGGAACCTGACCAGAATGTTCCAGTGCTAATGCTGATATTTGGGAGGGAAAATGTTTTGTACTAACTTTTGATTCCTTAGAAATGTAAggattgatattttacagttcaaacaaaaaatggtcacaaacacaaacaaatatgtcCAACTTGAATTAGAAAAGTcaattatttctcttttctgcattgtttactTTCTAAAATGCATCTTTTCATATCAGAACTAATCTGCACGGCGGATTTCATCTGTCAATATATTGAGGTCAGGCTCTACTTTTTATCACAGCCATCTTATGGCCCAGACTAACAACTGTGAGGTGGTTTATTTGTCATAATACTACAGTCCGTCTTGCTACAGAGCACCTGGAAATACTTTTCAAGACAGGAGATATTGTGAGGAATTCCAAGTTCCTCATGTTTtcgttttttaaagtttttatatataaaaatgagcCAGACCTTCACAGCAGCCAGTGGTTGGAACAGTAGATAAACAGAGGCGTCAGTGATGAATGAATGTAGCAGTATAATATAGTAATGAATCAATGGAGCGCCCGTTGTAATAAAGCACGTGTGCTTAGATACAACATCTGTGTTAACCTGCTGTCTCCggtcaaaatggctgctgtgaaaagCCCTAAGGAACAT is part of the Paralichthys olivaceus isolate ysfri-2021 chromosome 15, ASM2471397v2, whole genome shotgun sequence genome and encodes:
- the spag7 gene encoding sperm-associated antigen 7 homolog encodes the protein MCACAARTAAAHNNSLLYRFKMADLLGSILNSMEKPPTVGDQESRRKAREQAARLKKMEENEKRKKAEFRKKMEKEVSDFIQDSKQQKRKYNPMGKIERSILHDVAEVAGLTSFSFGEDEESRYVMLFKKEFAPSDEELEAYRKGEEWDPKLAEQRRKLKEQAALEVASSSETKKTEVPNSNYRDKYSHLIGTSAAKDAAHTLEANSAYGCVPVANKRDTRSIEEAMNAIRAKKRQKREDDTGARSSSS